From Haloarcula sp. CBA1127, a single genomic window includes:
- a CDS encoding DUF354 domain-containing protein produces MSKRVLFSVNHPAQVHLFKQAAQELEAEGFETLVAAREKEMTLDLLSAEGLDYATLTTESDGLVELTAELAKRERRLYNLAREFDPSVIVARLAPPAVHVATALGCRNLVYMDTVLRPRTVRLLYHGLTLPFVDDICSPPGLDFHVPFGRSHTVGFQELAYLHPDRFNPDPERLRAHGVNPDATYTVVRLAGWDAYHDIGEKGLDAASRSQLVEQLCDQGEVYITCEGELPSEYDQYQLTVPPHLVHDLLYFADLYVGDSQTMPTEAALLGTPAVRINSVVGDNDMHNFLELERRELLYSYADGKAAIDRADSLLADDDEERWERERERLLAQQRDVTEHMVELIRTGG; encoded by the coding sequence ATGAGTAAACGAGTCCTGTTTAGCGTCAACCATCCCGCACAGGTCCATCTCTTCAAACAGGCCGCCCAAGAGCTCGAAGCAGAAGGTTTCGAGACGCTCGTGGCTGCTCGTGAGAAGGAAATGACGCTTGATCTGCTTTCGGCCGAGGGACTGGACTACGCCACACTTACTACTGAAAGCGACGGGCTGGTGGAGCTGACGGCTGAGCTCGCCAAGCGAGAGCGGCGGCTCTACAATTTGGCCCGTGAGTTTGATCCCTCGGTAATCGTCGCGCGGCTGGCCCCACCAGCGGTCCACGTCGCCACTGCTCTGGGCTGTCGGAACCTTGTGTACATGGACACAGTTCTTCGCCCGCGGACGGTTCGACTGCTGTATCACGGACTCACGCTCCCATTCGTCGATGATATCTGTTCACCACCGGGACTGGATTTTCACGTTCCGTTTGGACGGTCGCACACAGTCGGATTTCAGGAGCTAGCGTACCTTCACCCCGACCGGTTCAATCCGGATCCCGAGCGTCTACGAGCCCACGGTGTCAACCCAGATGCGACCTACACCGTGGTCAGACTGGCGGGCTGGGATGCGTACCACGATATCGGTGAAAAGGGGCTCGACGCGGCTTCCAGGTCACAGCTTGTTGAGCAACTCTGCGATCAGGGAGAGGTGTATATTACCTGTGAAGGGGAATTACCATCCGAGTACGACCAGTATCAGCTCACTGTCCCGCCGCATCTGGTCCACGATCTCCTCTACTTTGCTGACCTCTATGTCGGTGATTCACAGACGATGCCAACTGAGGCTGCCCTGCTGGGAACACCAGCTGTCCGAATAAATTCCGTTGTCGGCGATAATGACATGCATAATTTCCTTGAACTAGAAAGGCGGGAGCTGCTGTACTCGTATGCGGATGGGAAAGCGGCTATCGACCGGGCCGACTCCCTGCTGGCTGATGACGACGAGGAGCGCTGGGAACGCGAACGTGAACGGCTCCTCGCACAGCAACGTGACGTGACGGAGCACATGGTCGAGCTTATCCGTACTGGGGGTTGA
- a CDS encoding tetratricopeptide repeat protein: MTDNDDDHAFSEGQGFDDPYEGFDLEPPEFEVDPDKVDPVDSRVVTDLLDQRNVSSDAVDPGQLLDVGLEYMHINRHEQAAETFERVAQYTDDDRLKQEAWTNKGAAHAELEEWDAAIGAYKEALNFDDESDHAATAETNLAYALWKSGRSEQALEHAERAIEIDPRFGEGWYNRGFFLLERGLADEAIDAFDNAVRLGFRNADVLEEKARALEEVGEFDRAEELAEEVDEMREEAEQQLLE; encoded by the coding sequence ATGACAGACAACGACGACGATCACGCCTTCTCCGAGGGCCAGGGGTTCGACGACCCCTACGAGGGGTTCGATCTCGAACCGCCGGAGTTCGAGGTCGACCCGGACAAGGTCGACCCCGTCGACTCCCGTGTCGTCACCGACCTGCTGGACCAGCGGAATGTCTCCTCTGACGCCGTTGACCCCGGACAACTGCTCGATGTCGGTCTGGAGTATATGCACATCAACCGCCACGAACAGGCCGCCGAGACGTTCGAGCGGGTCGCCCAGTACACGGACGACGACCGACTCAAGCAGGAGGCCTGGACGAACAAGGGCGCGGCCCACGCGGAACTCGAAGAGTGGGACGCCGCCATTGGCGCGTACAAGGAAGCCCTCAACTTCGACGATGAGTCCGACCACGCCGCCACGGCTGAGACGAACCTCGCGTACGCGCTATGGAAGTCCGGCCGCTCCGAACAGGCACTCGAACACGCCGAGCGCGCCATCGAAATCGATCCTCGCTTCGGCGAGGGCTGGTACAACCGCGGCTTCTTCCTGCTCGAACGCGGGCTAGCTGACGAAGCTATCGACGCGTTCGACAACGCCGTCCGCCTCGGCTTCCGCAACGCCGACGTGCTCGAAGAGAAGGCCCGCGCCCTCGAAGAGGTCGGCGAGTTCGACCGCGCCGAGGAGCTTGCCGAGGAGGTCGACGAGATGCGCGAGGAGGCCGAACAGCAACTGCTTGAATGA
- a CDS encoding DUF1616 domain-containing protein, which produces MIRTLCTRLLRRTGPYADLLLVASYTTVVASVLQSPEWMGPTARIPVALPVLLFAPGYALVAAIFPTLTVESVTSDDRAPPTRPRNRLNGLVPVERVTLAVVASASLLPMVLYGLSLVTRIRLSLICAVVAIVTGGCCAIAASRRPVTDWEPPEAGGLGREVLGIESLFDVLPVLAAVVAVVLVAAAGVVVLDGNGETANAELAIGTENAAGNVTIEDYQGVYFPDDTGNYTVQIEHHGDAPREYTYVVGFERQLENSSKSWSVRQRTSVTAQPSTPVTDGVSVQPGGPPGNGTIVVLLYEGQAPETPTRDNALRAVSIPVEVQSS; this is translated from the coding sequence ATGATTCGCACACTGTGTACCCGGCTGCTACGCCGGACGGGACCATACGCCGATCTGCTACTCGTCGCCAGCTATACGACCGTGGTGGCTTCAGTGTTGCAGTCTCCAGAATGGATGGGACCGACAGCACGGATCCCCGTCGCCCTGCCAGTGTTACTGTTCGCGCCAGGATATGCGCTGGTCGCTGCAATCTTCCCGACGTTGACTGTCGAATCAGTCACGAGCGATGACAGAGCCCCGCCTACACGACCTCGTAACCGGCTAAACGGGCTTGTCCCGGTTGAACGCGTGACACTCGCGGTTGTAGCAAGCGCATCGCTACTCCCGATGGTACTGTACGGACTATCGCTAGTGACTCGGATACGCCTCTCGCTGATCTGTGCTGTCGTCGCTATCGTAACAGGTGGGTGCTGTGCCATCGCTGCGAGTCGGCGGCCTGTTACAGACTGGGAACCGCCAGAAGCCGGCGGGCTCGGACGCGAAGTGCTCGGTATCGAGTCTCTTTTCGACGTGTTACCGGTCCTGGCTGCTGTCGTTGCAGTTGTACTGGTCGCTGCCGCTGGCGTAGTGGTTCTTGACGGGAACGGGGAAACGGCGAACGCCGAACTCGCAATCGGGACTGAGAATGCTGCAGGGAATGTAACTATCGAGGACTATCAGGGCGTTTACTTCCCAGATGATACGGGGAACTACACAGTCCAGATCGAACACCACGGCGATGCACCCCGGGAGTACACGTACGTTGTCGGCTTTGAGCGCCAGTTGGAGAACAGCTCCAAGTCCTGGTCAGTCAGGCAGCGGACATCTGTTACCGCTCAACCGTCAACTCCAGTAACAGACGGGGTGAGCGTGCAACCCGGTGGGCCACCGGGTAACGGAACCATCGTGGTTCTCCTGTATGAGGGACAGGCCCCAGAAACACCGACGCGGGACAATGCGCTCAGGGCAGTGTCAATTCCCGTCGAGGTCCAGTCGTCGTGA
- a CDS encoding polysaccharide deacetylase family protein yields the protein MGTVVISLDAELAWGFVDFPVLPDRRLARAREMWMELLDLFEKYEVPATWAVVGHLFLEDCDGRHPDHPLDATWFDRERSSEHEDMWCAPGLIDAVADATADHEIACHSFSHINFQSSGATKAVAAAELRRCRRLADRYGVELSSFVFPRNRIAHRDVLARSGFHCYRGQQPQRWHTDNRLTPLVRAVSGSPLGITPPIVHPRVDDHGLVEIPASLLLFCFEGWARQITETLWADPVVKMVQRGVDQVNGSDGIFHLWLHPNNLINEAGIKRMESVLSYIDQMRGPGLAVRTMETVAQRTAGSTPQQNW from the coding sequence ATGGGGACCGTCGTCATTTCGCTGGACGCCGAACTGGCATGGGGGTTTGTCGATTTCCCGGTGTTGCCGGACCGACGTCTCGCGCGCGCCCGAGAGATGTGGATGGAGTTGCTGGACCTGTTCGAAAAATATGAGGTACCTGCCACTTGGGCGGTCGTTGGCCACCTGTTCCTAGAGGACTGTGATGGTCGGCACCCGGACCACCCACTCGATGCGACGTGGTTTGACAGAGAGCGGTCATCAGAGCACGAAGACATGTGGTGCGCACCGGGCCTCATTGACGCGGTTGCCGACGCGACGGCAGACCACGAGATCGCCTGTCATTCTTTTTCACATATTAATTTCCAGTCTAGCGGAGCCACAAAAGCGGTTGCGGCGGCCGAATTACGTCGATGTCGCAGGCTCGCCGACCGTTACGGGGTTGAACTATCCAGTTTCGTGTTCCCACGTAACCGGATTGCACACCGTGATGTGCTTGCAAGATCGGGGTTTCATTGTTACCGTGGGCAGCAGCCACAGCGCTGGCACACCGACAATCGGTTGACGCCACTGGTTCGGGCTGTCAGCGGCTCGCCGCTGGGCATTACTCCACCCATTGTCCACCCCCGTGTCGACGACCACGGGCTCGTTGAGATCCCGGCGTCACTGTTACTGTTTTGCTTCGAAGGGTGGGCTCGACAGATAACGGAGACACTGTGGGCGGACCCCGTTGTCAAGATGGTCCAGCGAGGGGTTGATCAGGTCAACGGTAGTGATGGAATCTTCCACCTCTGGCTCCATCCCAACAATCTCATCAACGAGGCGGGGATCAAGCGGATGGAATCAGTGTTGTCATATATCGATCAAATGCGCGGCCCGGGTCTCGCAGTTCGAACGATGGAGACAGTCGCACAACGGACTGCCGGCTCGACCCCACAACAGAACTGGTAA
- a CDS encoding right-handed parallel beta-helix repeat-containing protein has product MIPKALGIPSSRNLEIISTDQQSETGSLDVDYEFTTTGEIVPVNNGKNAAEANDSVERNDDETWTAIGQTGNGFGDSYEINGVVTDFSASGNYEIRLNGEVITVSELVAPADHFVEIQTTEDPSELDYELTTTGEPIPCTGDTEDVADDNDSIVRNDDNTWTIDGYTGNGYGDQYYFSGEIVDFGPVETFAAVYVDGEQIDLSPFEQSPEPAAEIGGGDSYTNTVPESDASYVVETLSELLTALDAAGRGDIVYIAGDATIDASPVTGTDRLTVPAGVTLASNRGIDGASGGQISTGVTDYEHLMGLGEDVRLTGLRISGPETGYREYSTPVSSGVTVEGTGCEIDNTELWGFNHAALKLRTSTHIHHCHVHDNPMGGLGYGIQCLDGDNTLIEYNRFDFNRHSVASGTGQAGYEVRYNHFGGTETPSYQVGTHQPGGTTLLIHHNTFTPLRHVGRHPEEPGTHISIRGVPEDRGEIHHNWFYNPKQPSAGRGNEAVIQPHVESFANLRFGNNHYGQNIPDSNVGCPRR; this is encoded by the coding sequence ATGATCCCGAAAGCACTTGGGATACCATCTTCTCGCAATCTCGAAATCATTTCAACGGACCAGCAAAGCGAGACTGGTTCCCTTGACGTGGACTACGAGTTCACAACAACAGGCGAGATCGTCCCGGTGAATAACGGCAAGAACGCCGCAGAGGCCAACGACAGCGTCGAACGAAACGACGACGAGACATGGACTGCAATTGGACAGACGGGCAATGGGTTCGGCGATAGCTACGAGATTAACGGTGTCGTTACCGATTTTAGTGCCAGTGGAAACTACGAAATCCGGCTGAACGGAGAGGTGATTACAGTCTCGGAGCTAGTTGCGCCTGCTGACCATTTCGTTGAGATACAGACCACCGAAGACCCTTCTGAACTTGACTACGAACTGACGACGACAGGTGAGCCGATTCCGTGCACTGGTGATACGGAAGATGTCGCCGATGACAATGACAGCATCGTCCGTAACGACGACAACACCTGGACTATTGACGGATATACTGGGAACGGCTACGGCGACCAGTACTACTTTTCGGGTGAGATTGTCGATTTCGGGCCCGTTGAGACATTCGCTGCAGTATACGTTGACGGGGAGCAGATCGACCTCTCGCCGTTTGAACAGTCTCCAGAGCCGGCTGCAGAGATCGGCGGCGGGGACAGTTATACGAACACGGTTCCTGAGTCAGACGCCAGCTACGTGGTCGAGACTCTCTCCGAGTTGCTTACTGCACTGGATGCTGCCGGCCGCGGCGACATTGTCTACATTGCTGGCGACGCTACCATTGATGCCTCGCCAGTTACCGGCACTGACCGGCTAACTGTGCCTGCGGGAGTAACCCTCGCTTCTAACCGGGGTATCGACGGCGCGTCAGGTGGCCAGATCTCCACCGGGGTCACCGATTATGAACACCTCATGGGTCTGGGCGAAGACGTGCGATTGACAGGACTCCGGATCAGTGGACCCGAAACCGGATATCGGGAGTACAGTACACCGGTATCCAGCGGCGTCACGGTCGAGGGAACAGGCTGTGAAATCGACAACACCGAGCTATGGGGATTCAACCACGCAGCACTCAAACTCCGAACATCGACACATATCCATCATTGCCACGTCCATGATAATCCGATGGGCGGACTGGGCTACGGTATCCAGTGTTTAGACGGAGACAACACGCTTATAGAGTACAATCGGTTCGACTTTAATCGACATTCAGTTGCGAGTGGGACCGGACAGGCCGGATATGAAGTCCGATACAATCACTTTGGTGGCACCGAAACACCCTCGTATCAGGTCGGGACACACCAGCCCGGTGGGACGACGCTGTTGATCCATCATAACACCTTCACGCCCCTCCGTCACGTTGGCCGGCATCCTGAGGAGCCGGGCACACACATCAGCATCCGTGGCGTCCCCGAAGACCGCGGTGAGATCCACCACAACTGGTTTTACAACCCAAAACAGCCATCGGCGGGTCGAGGAAACGAGGCAGTTATCCAGCCACATGTCGAATCGTTCGCCAACCTTCGTTTCGGAAACAACCACTACGGACAGAACATTCCTGACAGCAATGTAGGGTGTCCTCGACGCTAA
- a CDS encoding twin-arginine translocation signal domain-containing protein, which translates to MTGGQRTRRGFLKGTAATALTVGISYPGTVTTQSRFETVINAIAAGADPDGSKRVDSVLKGYTDDDTLIEFPEGTYRLGSLNVGPVRNFGLRAKPEARVLFEPATPASEQQSLMAFEGVEDLLLQGLAFDFSRTGFGNTLRVIANGDFLVQDIGLRGQLPDQDRTTPHVGFRFDVRDPDATGVVRDVTAPDGGHQGGNGVGIFVGKDHAGTLRFENCTVANFPNNGLYASAPGRSSQNYTGRDGVVHVKGGLYANNNIANVRLGSTGSTAHGVTVRVDSVPPHPSLEKLNVRGIRLRAQSGQFVSDCDITITSDAGPGFGAIVYHPDHGSSTVRNTTIHVDKDEYNAVRAVSGDSGGTGAPITLQNVSVTGDAAGGTAVVIADRDRTVLRDCVIKQSGAGRDGIRFTSADRCLVTDSTIQVPGEPLSLVNSSVRKDRLTV; encoded by the coding sequence ATGACTGGAGGTCAGCGGACGCGACGGGGGTTTCTTAAAGGGACCGCCGCTACGGCCTTGACAGTCGGTATTAGCTATCCCGGGACTGTCACGACCCAGTCGCGATTTGAGACCGTCATCAACGCCATCGCAGCGGGCGCAGACCCCGATGGGTCGAAACGGGTCGACAGCGTCCTCAAGGGGTACACCGATGATGATACCCTCATTGAGTTCCCCGAGGGCACATACCGTCTCGGCTCCCTCAACGTTGGCCCGGTTCGTAACTTCGGTCTACGAGCGAAGCCCGAGGCACGGGTGTTGTTTGAGCCGGCGACACCAGCCAGCGAGCAACAGTCACTGATGGCATTCGAGGGTGTTGAGGACCTCCTTTTACAGGGGCTGGCATTTGACTTTTCACGAACGGGATTCGGAAACACTCTCAGGGTGATTGCCAATGGAGACTTTCTGGTTCAGGACATTGGACTCCGTGGTCAGTTGCCGGATCAGGACCGGACGACACCACACGTCGGGTTCCGGTTTGACGTGCGCGATCCGGATGCAACAGGGGTTGTGAGGGATGTCACTGCCCCTGACGGTGGACATCAAGGGGGAAACGGCGTTGGTATCTTCGTCGGCAAAGACCACGCGGGAACGCTCCGGTTTGAGAACTGCACTGTCGCCAACTTCCCCAATAACGGGCTCTACGCCTCCGCGCCGGGCCGGAGCAGTCAGAATTATACAGGTCGTGACGGCGTTGTACACGTCAAAGGCGGTCTGTACGCGAATAACAATATCGCAAACGTTCGGCTTGGATCAACCGGATCAACGGCTCACGGAGTCACGGTCCGCGTCGATTCGGTGCCACCACATCCGTCATTGGAGAAGCTAAACGTCCGAGGAATTAGGCTACGTGCCCAATCCGGACAGTTCGTTAGCGACTGTGACATCACCATCACTAGCGATGCAGGCCCCGGATTCGGTGCCATCGTCTATCACCCCGACCACGGCTCTTCGACCGTGCGCAACACGACAATCCACGTCGACAAAGACGAGTACAATGCGGTCAGAGCCGTCAGTGGGGACAGTGGCGGCACCGGGGCACCAATTACGCTCCAGAACGTTAGTGTGACTGGCGATGCAGCCGGCGGTACTGCCGTTGTTATCGCCGATCGAGACAGAACAGTACTGCGGGACTGCGTAATCAAGCAGTCGGGAGCGGGGCGGGACGGAATTAGGTTCACCAGTGCAGACAGATGCCTAGTGACCGACTCAACTATTCAGGTTCCTGGTGAGCCGCTTTCTCTCGTAAATTCATCTGTGCGGAAGGATCGGCTTACTGTGTGA
- a CDS encoding ZIP family metal transporter, which yields MVAVENVVFVFVAGLLTALATGLGAIPFFLVDEFSDRWNVLLWGLASGIMVAASLFGLVREGLAYGSPVLLVPGILAGVGLVAVAHELLDDFDQSPEEFEQADFTKLLLILGILTVHSFPEGVAVGVSFAELGLEAATPDSAVGIVGVSVPLLAVFMTVAISIHNIPEGTAIAIPLRSLGVSEWKMVCWAVFSSLPQPVGAVIAYYFVTLAKAFLPFGFGFAAGAMVYLVLTEFVPEALEYGDGLPGGGKRELLTGIAVGVLAMVPLAFV from the coding sequence ATGGTCGCCGTCGAGAACGTTGTCTTCGTGTTCGTCGCGGGGTTGCTAACAGCCCTCGCCACCGGGCTCGGTGCGATCCCGTTTTTCCTGGTGGATGAGTTCTCCGACCGCTGGAACGTCCTGCTGTGGGGGCTCGCATCGGGGATCATGGTCGCCGCCTCGCTGTTCGGCCTCGTCCGGGAAGGGCTAGCCTACGGATCGCCAGTGCTGCTGGTCCCTGGTATTCTGGCCGGGGTCGGGCTCGTCGCCGTAGCGCACGAACTGCTAGACGATTTCGACCAGTCTCCAGAGGAGTTCGAACAGGCGGATTTCACCAAGCTGCTGCTGATTCTGGGCATTTTGACTGTCCATAGCTTCCCGGAGGGCGTAGCTGTTGGCGTCTCCTTCGCAGAACTCGGACTGGAGGCGGCCACGCCCGACTCCGCCGTTGGTATCGTCGGCGTCTCTGTCCCGCTGTTGGCGGTGTTCATGACGGTCGCCATTTCTATCCACAACATTCCGGAAGGGACTGCTATCGCCATCCCGCTCCGTTCGCTGGGCGTCAGCGAGTGGAAGATGGTCTGCTGGGCAGTGTTCTCCTCGCTGCCACAGCCGGTCGGAGCCGTTATCGCGTACTACTTCGTCACGCTGGCGAAGGCATTCCTCCCGTTTGGCTTCGGCTTCGCTGCCGGGGCGATGGTGTACCTTGTCCTCACGGAGTTCGTCCCCGAGGCCTTGGAGTACGGGGATGGCTTGCCGGGTGGAGGCAAACGCGAACTACTCACTGGCATCGCTGTCGGCGTGTTGGCGATGGTGCCGCTGGCGTTCGTTTAG
- a CDS encoding DUF424 domain-containing protein: MILNERDTDEGLLVSVCDPDIMGETFENGPVSLTVNEEFYGGETATEDEIVDSLARCSVANIVGDDAVNVAVEHGFIDEENVLDLGETRHAQLLWM; this comes from the coding sequence ATGATACTCAACGAACGCGACACCGACGAAGGGTTGCTCGTCTCCGTCTGTGACCCCGACATCATGGGCGAAACGTTCGAGAACGGCCCCGTCTCGCTCACCGTCAACGAGGAGTTCTACGGCGGCGAAACGGCCACCGAAGACGAAATCGTCGATAGTCTCGCCCGCTGTTCGGTCGCCAACATTGTCGGTGACGACGCCGTCAACGTTGCCGTCGAGCACGGCTTTATCGACGAGGAGAACGTCCTCGACCTGGGTGAGACGCGCCACGCGCAACTGCTCTGGATGTAA
- the thpR gene encoding RNA 2',3'-cyclic phosphodiesterase, which produces MSKRLFVSVDLDGLGDAVAAVQDQFDGVPGLRLTDPEQVHVTLKFLGDTAPDRVADVVAALETAVEDSGVAPFEAEIGGLGVFPSLSYISVVWVGVRDGQGGPELTALHEAVEDRTVAIGFEPADHEFTPHATIARMDHAGGKETVQNVVESDDPDVGRLQVTEIRLKESELGPDGPTYRTVESVPL; this is translated from the coding sequence ATGTCAAAGCGCCTGTTCGTCAGCGTTGACCTCGACGGGCTGGGCGACGCTGTGGCGGCCGTTCAGGACCAGTTCGACGGGGTTCCGGGCCTTCGACTGACCGACCCCGAGCAGGTCCACGTCACGCTGAAGTTCCTCGGTGACACCGCGCCGGACCGGGTTGCTGATGTCGTCGCCGCCCTCGAAACCGCGGTCGAAGACAGCGGCGTCGCGCCGTTCGAAGCCGAGATTGGTGGTCTCGGCGTCTTTCCATCGCTGTCCTACATCAGCGTTGTCTGGGTCGGCGTTCGCGACGGTCAGGGTGGCCCAGAACTGACTGCGCTGCATGAAGCCGTCGAAGATCGGACCGTCGCAATCGGGTTCGAGCCGGCGGACCACGAGTTCACGCCACACGCGACTATTGCCAGAATGGACCACGCCGGCGGCAAAGAAACAGTACAGAACGTCGTCGAGAGCGACGACCCCGATGTGGGACGCCTGCAGGTCACGGAAATCCGACTGAAAGAGAGTGAGCTTGGTCCCGACGGCCCGACGTACCGGACCGTCGAATCGGTGCCGCTGTGA
- a CDS encoding glycosyltransferase family 4 protein: MSPAERLSVMIWAGYAAAVKVVLQRCDQITCLTEGIRKVTEQEYGLDLSSAAVIGMGVDTETFEPADGRQTSDSFSRPLTVTYVGSLGAARGLPHVIEALAECSVAFEFHIAGDGQSGYIDAMQAKAAQLGVADQIVWYGRVPHSDVPELLTRTDVAISPLEDIESYRISFPAKLLEYMAAGTVVMATDIPPHQRLITDGHNGILYDGTATGLCSAIEQCLNDPALASQTETTARETAEAHDWDTVVNKHAAVLFPTATPSQASV, translated from the coding sequence ATGTCGCCCGCAGAGCGTCTCTCCGTCATGATCTGGGCCGGGTACGCCGCCGCGGTCAAGGTGGTCTTGCAGCGGTGTGACCAGATAACCTGTCTGACCGAAGGGATCCGCAAGGTCACCGAACAGGAGTACGGGCTTGATCTCTCGTCGGCGGCAGTCATTGGGATGGGTGTTGATACTGAAACGTTCGAGCCAGCTGACGGGCGACAGACCAGTGACTCCTTCTCTAGACCACTGACTGTGACATACGTCGGCTCGCTTGGCGCTGCCAGGGGTCTCCCACATGTTATTGAGGCGCTTGCAGAGTGTAGTGTGGCGTTTGAGTTCCATATCGCGGGTGATGGCCAATCCGGTTACATTGATGCAATGCAGGCAAAGGCTGCGCAGCTGGGAGTGGCTGACCAGATCGTCTGGTACGGACGAGTGCCACACAGTGACGTCCCAGAGCTGTTGACCCGGACTGATGTGGCCATTTCTCCGCTAGAGGACATCGAGTCATATCGGATCAGCTTCCCGGCGAAACTTCTTGAGTACATGGCAGCCGGGACAGTCGTCATGGCAACGGATATTCCACCACACCAGCGACTGATTACAGACGGACACAATGGGATCTTGTACGATGGAACCGCAACAGGGCTTTGCTCGGCGATTGAGCAGTGTCTCAATGATCCGGCTCTCGCCAGTCAAACAGAGACCACGGCCAGAGAGACCGCCGAGGCGCATGACTGGGATACCGTTGTCAACAAACACGCCGCGGTGCTGTTCCCAACTGCTACGCCCAGCCAAGCGAGCGTATAG
- a CDS encoding oligosaccharide flippase family protein, with translation MEVRTAVLKLFSGNIALAIIEFAAVAGFTRAMGTAAIGSFFLFQAVIGMLNIPADLGVSKAVEKQLSATAPMGEVLGSALAVKTLLLLPWLVGLAVFAPYVEQYVGIPGVVPILVAGLIIRQGRGLALRLLAGELQVDRNAAVKVLGKLTWVATSAVFVVNGMGSTGLVLGFVLGDLATTLGAMARLDVSVGWPRLDRARALVGFGRYLFVGSVSGIVYEWIDVAILRLFVPVSLVGVYEIAWRVAAVALLLTNAIRTSLFPQISKWHERNRFDRIEDAFRTWVQLSLYATIPAFAGAVVLGPDLLTTIFGSAAAAGYPVLVVFMLEKILRSVQLVVGPALYAMDAPQLGYRGSVVAIGTNIVLNLALIPVFDIRGAAVATTLSAAAAAVVSIYYVRQFVRIPLPRTRIVWSAVAAALMAGTVALVIRLFDPGWLRLSVGLGVGVLSYGGLLLANSGVRIQLRQAIRSLGWA, from the coding sequence ATGGAAGTTAGAACGGCCGTCCTGAAGTTATTCTCCGGAAATATCGCACTCGCGATTATTGAGTTCGCGGCGGTTGCCGGATTCACTCGGGCCATGGGTACCGCAGCTATTGGCTCGTTTTTTCTTTTTCAGGCAGTCATTGGGATGCTCAATATCCCTGCTGATCTGGGCGTCTCAAAGGCGGTTGAAAAACAGCTTTCTGCTACTGCTCCGATGGGCGAAGTTCTCGGATCAGCACTCGCGGTAAAGACACTGCTGCTGCTGCCGTGGCTGGTCGGTCTGGCAGTATTTGCCCCGTATGTGGAACAGTATGTCGGCATCCCGGGCGTTGTACCCATACTGGTTGCAGGTCTCATCATCAGACAGGGTCGAGGGCTTGCGCTGCGCCTGCTCGCGGGGGAACTACAGGTTGATCGGAACGCAGCGGTGAAAGTACTCGGAAAGCTGACCTGGGTTGCAACGAGTGCCGTTTTCGTGGTAAATGGCATGGGTTCAACTGGCCTCGTTCTCGGGTTCGTGCTCGGCGACCTCGCGACCACGCTCGGAGCCATGGCTCGGCTCGACGTCAGCGTTGGCTGGCCCCGGCTGGACCGGGCGCGTGCACTCGTCGGGTTCGGGCGGTACCTGTTCGTTGGGAGTGTCAGCGGAATCGTCTACGAGTGGATCGACGTGGCGATCCTCCGTCTATTTGTCCCGGTATCGCTTGTCGGTGTCTACGAGATTGCCTGGCGGGTTGCCGCGGTCGCACTGCTGTTGACTAACGCTATCCGCACATCGTTATTCCCACAGATTTCAAAATGGCACGAACGGAATCGGTTTGACCGCATTGAAGACGCCTTCCGTACCTGGGTTCAGCTATCGCTATATGCGACCATTCCAGCGTTCGCCGGCGCAGTCGTCCTTGGCCCCGACCTTTTGACAACTATTTTCGGAAGTGCGGCTGCTGCGGGCTATCCTGTGCTGGTCGTGTTTATGCTGGAGAAGATTCTCCGGTCAGTACAGCTTGTTGTCGGCCCGGCGCTGTACGCAATGGATGCGCCGCAACTGGGCTACCGGGGTAGTGTCGTCGCCATCGGTACGAACATTGTACTCAATCTTGCGCTCATTCCTGTCTTCGATATCCGTGGGGCAGCGGTCGCAACGACTCTGAGCGCGGCGGCGGCGGCCGTAGTGTCAATCTATTACGTGCGGCAGTTCGTCCGCATTCCGCTCCCCCGTACACGAATCGTCTGGAGCGCTGTCGCGGCTGCACTGATGGCTGGTACGGTTGCACTGGTGATACGTCTCTTTGATCCCGGCTGGCTTCGTCTCAGTGTTGGACTCGGGGTTGGTGTGTTGAGTTACGGCGGGCTGTTGTTGGCTAACTCCGGTGTCAGAATCCAGTTACGGCAGGCTATACGCTCGCTTGGCTGGGCGTAG